The Marinilongibacter aquaticus genome has a window encoding:
- the nagB gene encoding glucosamine-6-phosphate deaminase, which translates to MIQQTPIIREPIAYEKVPTRIFSDSAAASKAVAQEIADLIREKQKQGQPAILGLATGSSPKTVYAELVRMHREEGLSFKNVVSFNLDEYYPMKPDAVQSYWRFMKEQLFDHVDIPEGNYNLPDGTVSPKMLAKHCQDYEKKIEDNGGLDFQLLGIGGNGHIGFNEPGSLENSKTRLMMLDHSTRAAAKADFGGELTKVPKKAITLGVSKILSAKRVVLLAWGERKAEKIAEAVEGRVSELNPASYLQRHSNALFIVDEAAASDLKRMKTPWLVEDVEWTSQMVKKAVTSLSLSIKKPILKLTNKDYNDNGMSDLLALHGQAYEINIEVFNQMQRTITGWPGGKPNADDTYRPERALPAKKRCLIFSPHPDDDIISMGGTFQRLVDQGHEVHVAYQTSGNIAVADDEAHRFMEFVIDYNEKFGVENEETIETYKKAIEFLRNKKDSEIDSPEVRWVKGLIRRGEAKATCRFVGIPPENAHFLDLPFYETGKVQKNPIGPEDVKIVSDLIEEIKPHQIYAAGDLADPHGTHKVCLDAIFEALEKLKPQNFMKDCWVWLYRGAWAEWDIHEIQMAVPMSPDQVLEKRMGIFKHQSQKDGVVFQGSDAREFWQRAEERNQGTASIYNQLGLAEYEAMEAFVRYYF; encoded by the coding sequence ATGATACAGCAAACGCCCATTATTCGTGAACCGATTGCGTACGAAAAAGTTCCTACGCGTATTTTCTCTGATTCGGCAGCCGCATCAAAAGCAGTGGCTCAGGAGATTGCGGACCTGATCCGTGAAAAACAAAAGCAAGGCCAGCCCGCCATTCTTGGTTTGGCTACGGGCTCTTCGCCCAAAACGGTATACGCCGAATTGGTACGTATGCACCGCGAAGAAGGCCTAAGTTTTAAAAACGTGGTAAGTTTCAATTTGGATGAATACTACCCCATGAAACCCGATGCGGTTCAGAGTTATTGGCGTTTCATGAAAGAACAACTGTTCGATCATGTGGATATTCCAGAAGGAAACTACAATTTGCCCGACGGAACCGTTAGCCCTAAGATGCTGGCCAAACATTGTCAAGATTACGAAAAGAAAATCGAAGACAACGGTGGATTGGATTTCCAGCTTTTGGGAATTGGCGGAAACGGTCACATCGGTTTCAACGAACCGGGTTCTTTGGAAAACTCCAAGACCCGCTTGATGATGCTCGACCACTCAACACGTGCCGCAGCCAAAGCCGATTTCGGTGGCGAACTGACCAAGGTGCCGAAAAAGGCTATTACACTGGGTGTATCCAAAATCCTCTCTGCCAAACGCGTAGTTTTGCTCGCTTGGGGTGAAAGAAAAGCCGAAAAAATTGCCGAAGCCGTTGAAGGCCGCGTGTCTGAACTGAACCCCGCTTCTTATTTGCAAAGACATTCGAATGCTTTGTTCATCGTTGACGAAGCCGCGGCTTCTGATTTGAAACGGATGAAAACACCGTGGTTGGTAGAAGATGTGGAATGGACTTCCCAAATGGTGAAAAAGGCCGTAACAAGTCTTTCGCTCAGCATCAAAAAGCCGATTCTCAAGCTCACCAACAAGGATTATAACGACAATGGAATGAGCGATCTTTTGGCTCTTCATGGCCAAGCTTACGAGATCAACATCGAGGTATTCAATCAAATGCAGCGTACAATTACGGGCTGGCCTGGTGGAAAACCCAATGCCGACGACACCTATAGACCGGAGCGTGCCTTGCCTGCGAAAAAACGTTGCCTGATTTTTAGCCCGCACCCCGATGATGATATCATTTCTATGGGTGGTACCTTCCAACGTTTGGTAGACCAAGGACATGAAGTGCATGTCGCTTATCAAACTTCTGGAAATATTGCCGTAGCCGATGATGAAGCTCACCGTTTCATGGAATTTGTAATCGACTACAACGAGAAATTCGGTGTAGAAAACGAAGAGACCATCGAGACCTACAAAAAGGCCATCGAATTCCTTCGTAACAAAAAAGATAGCGAAATCGACTCGCCAGAAGTACGTTGGGTAAAAGGTTTGATCAGACGTGGAGAAGCCAAGGCAACCTGTAGATTTGTGGGCATCCCGCCAGAAAACGCTCACTTCTTGGATCTTCCTTTCTACGAAACCGGAAAAGTACAGAAAAACCCGATCGGCCCTGAAGATGTGAAAATTGTCAGCGATTTGATCGAAGAAATAAAACCGCATCAGATTTATGCCGCTGGCGATCTTGCCGATCCGCACGGTACGCACAAAGTCTGTTTGGATGCCATTTTTGAGGCCCTAGAGAAGCTGAAACCACAAAACTTTATGAAAGATTGTTGGGTATGGCTTTACCGCGGTGCTTGGGCCGAGTGGGATATCCACGAAATTCAAATGGCCGTGCCAATGAGCCCAGACCAAGTTTTGGAAAAACGTATGGGTATTTTCAAACACCAATCGCAAAAAGACGGCGTGGTATTCCAAGGATCGGATGCTCGCGAATTCTGGCAAAGGGCCGAGGAAAGAAACCAAGGCACTGCGTCTATATACAATCAATTGGGATTGGCCGAATACGAAGCAATGGAAGCCTTTGTACGCTATTATTTCTAA
- a CDS encoding TonB-dependent receptor, whose translation MKKAIYSLILFFSSFHLFAQNSNVSLSGYIRDAANGEGMIGTSVYVEELKTGTQTNAYGFYSITVPQGKYNLVLTSIGYQTLKKQVELNDNLTLDFEMKEETALLQEVVVKAEKEDANVKSIEMSVNKVEMKTIKKMPAFMGEVDVIRSIQFLPGVSTVGEGASGFNVRGGGIDQNLVLLDEAPVYNSSHLFGFFSVFNPDAVKDVKLIKGGIPANYGGRASSILDVRMKEGNSKKPEFKGGIGTIFSRFSYERPIFKEKGSFIVALRRSYIDVLAKPFLSKDLKGTKFYFYDFTAKGNYKINNKNTIFLSGYFGRDVFGADFGFNWGNSTTSLRWNHVFNDRLFLNTTVFYSNYDYLLDSDLNNKNDQDSFRWQSNIVNYSVKPDFQYYINTNNTLSFGGQSIYYAFNPGQAQAVSGGQAVDIGLPSKYAVESALYVGNEQKIGSKLTLQYGIRYSDYRYLGSGRAVMLEPREEQINERNEVASYKDYGKGELIQRYGNWEPRFSANLGLTASSSMKLSYNRLAQYIHLLSNTTASSPLDVWTPSSNNIKPQLADQIAMGYFRNFENNAYEASVEVYYKWLQNQVDYVSDADLLLNPAVEADLLFGKGRAYGAEFYLKKNKGKLNGWISYTLARTERKVEGLNNNNWFPARIDKLHNLNLVALYDTGKKWNFSATFNLTSGTPASFPTQKYLFQGIALPYYEARNAYRIPASHRLDLAATLKNKHALFKRGESEWVFSIYNVYARRNAYSVYVRQKESDLSQTEAVRYSVFASILPAVTYNFSF comes from the coding sequence ATGAAAAAAGCGATTTACTCTTTAATCTTATTCTTCTCAAGTTTTCACTTATTCGCTCAAAATTCGAATGTGAGCCTCAGCGGGTATATACGCGATGCGGCCAATGGCGAAGGAATGATCGGCACGAGTGTGTATGTAGAAGAACTGAAAACGGGCACGCAGACGAATGCCTACGGTTTTTATTCGATTACCGTTCCGCAAGGAAAGTACAATCTTGTACTCACTTCTATCGGTTATCAAACCTTGAAAAAGCAGGTCGAGTTGAATGACAATTTGACCTTGGATTTCGAGATGAAAGAAGAAACAGCCCTTTTGCAAGAAGTGGTGGTGAAAGCAGAAAAGGAAGATGCCAATGTGAAAAGCATCGAAATGTCTGTCAACAAAGTGGAAATGAAGACCATCAAGAAAATGCCCGCTTTTATGGGCGAGGTCGATGTGATTCGCAGCATTCAATTTTTGCCCGGTGTGAGCACCGTGGGCGAAGGGGCCTCGGGTTTCAATGTACGTGGAGGCGGAATAGACCAAAACCTCGTGCTTTTGGATGAAGCTCCCGTGTACAATTCTTCGCACTTATTCGGTTTCTTCTCCGTCTTCAACCCCGATGCGGTAAAAGATGTCAAATTGATCAAAGGGGGAATTCCGGCCAATTATGGGGGAAGGGCTTCATCAATATTGGATGTACGGATGAAAGAAGGAAATTCGAAAAAACCGGAGTTTAAAGGCGGCATTGGCACTATATTTTCACGGTTTTCGTACGAAAGACCGATTTTCAAAGAAAAGGGTTCCTTCATTGTGGCACTCAGAAGGTCGTATATCGATGTGCTGGCCAAACCATTTTTGAGCAAGGATTTGAAAGGCACGAAATTTTACTTCTACGATTTTACGGCCAAAGGCAATTACAAGATCAACAACAAAAACACGATTTTTCTCAGCGGGTATTTCGGTCGTGATGTTTTTGGGGCCGATTTTGGCTTCAACTGGGGTAATTCCACAACTTCTCTGCGTTGGAACCACGTTTTCAACGACCGCCTTTTCTTGAATACCACGGTTTTCTACAGCAACTATGACTATTTGCTCGATTCGGATCTGAACAACAAAAACGATCAGGATTCCTTTCGTTGGCAATCGAATATCGTAAACTACAGTGTCAAGCCCGATTTTCAATATTATATCAACACCAACAATACGCTTTCTTTTGGTGGGCAAAGTATTTATTATGCTTTCAATCCTGGGCAGGCACAGGCGGTTTCGGGCGGGCAGGCTGTGGATATCGGACTTCCTTCGAAATATGCCGTTGAATCGGCACTTTATGTGGGCAATGAACAAAAAATTGGTTCGAAACTTACGCTTCAATACGGTATTCGCTACTCCGATTACCGCTATTTGGGCTCTGGACGGGCGGTAATGCTCGAGCCTCGAGAGGAGCAGATTAATGAAAGGAATGAAGTTGCCTCGTATAAAGATTATGGGAAAGGCGAGCTCATCCAAAGGTATGGCAATTGGGAGCCGCGTTTTTCTGCCAATCTGGGCTTGACCGCAAGCAGTTCAATGAAGTTGAGCTACAACAGGTTGGCTCAGTATATTCATTTATTGTCGAATACCACAGCCTCTTCGCCACTGGATGTCTGGACACCGAGCAGCAACAACATTAAACCGCAATTGGCCGATCAAATAGCGATGGGTTATTTCAGGAATTTCGAGAACAACGCCTATGAAGCCTCGGTGGAAGTGTATTATAAATGGTTGCAAAACCAGGTAGACTATGTGAGCGATGCGGACTTGTTGCTGAATCCGGCCGTGGAGGCCGATTTACTTTTTGGTAAAGGACGGGCATACGGAGCAGAATTTTATCTTAAAAAGAACAAAGGAAAGCTGAACGGTTGGATCAGTTACACCTTGGCTCGCACCGAAAGGAAAGTGGAAGGCCTAAACAACAACAATTGGTTTCCGGCACGAATCGATAAGCTGCACAATTTGAATTTGGTGGCTTTATACGATACAGGGAAGAAATGGAATTTTTCGGCCACATTCAATCTTACCTCCGGTACGCCAGCTTCTTTCCCTACACAGAAATACCTGTTTCAGGGAATAGCCCTGCCTTATTACGAAGCCCGAAATGCATACCGTATTCCGGCCTCGCACCGATTGGATCTTGCTGCTACTTTGAAAAACAAACATGCTCTATTCAAAAGAGGGGAAAGCGAGTGGGTGTTCTCCATTTACAATGTGTATGCTCGTCGAAATGCGTATTCTGTTTACGTAAGACAGAAAGAAAGCGACCTCTCGCAAACCGAAGCCGTTCGTTATTCTGTCTTTGCTTCTATACTTCCTGCAGTTACTTATAATTTCTCGTTCTAA